Proteins encoded in a region of the Streptomyces sp. NBC_00513 genome:
- the mshD gene encoding mycothiol synthase gives MTDAAAALEPGRQIETLDELTEEQADAVLTLITDAARTDGTTAVSEQGRIQLRGGPREGIRHFLLTADGRLTAYGQLEDTDPVEAPAAELVVHPSLRGRGHGRALGTALLAASGKRIRVWAHGGKSAARHLAQVLGLTLFRELRQLRRPLGPEAPPLPEPALPAGVTVRTFVPGADDAAWIAANAAAFAHHPEQGSLTERDLADRIAQPWFDAKGFFLAERDGELIGFHWTKIHAEERLGEVYVVGVRPGAQGGGLGKALTAIGLRHLAAAGLPTAMLYVDADNPAALAVYEGLGFTTHEVDLMYRTES, from the coding sequence ATGACTGACGCAGCAGCGGCCCTGGAGCCGGGACGGCAGATTGAGACCCTCGACGAGCTGACGGAGGAACAGGCCGACGCCGTACTCACCCTGATCACGGACGCCGCCCGCACCGACGGCACCACCGCCGTGTCCGAACAGGGACGCATCCAGCTCCGCGGCGGACCCCGCGAGGGCATCCGGCACTTCCTGCTCACCGCCGACGGACGCCTCACCGCGTACGGGCAACTGGAGGACACCGACCCGGTGGAGGCCCCCGCCGCGGAACTCGTCGTCCACCCCTCCCTGCGCGGCCGCGGCCACGGCCGGGCCCTGGGCACCGCCCTGCTGGCCGCCTCGGGCAAGCGCATCCGCGTCTGGGCCCACGGCGGCAAGTCCGCCGCCCGGCACCTCGCGCAGGTCCTCGGTCTGACCCTGTTCCGCGAACTGCGCCAGCTGCGCCGCCCGCTCGGCCCGGAGGCACCGCCGCTGCCCGAACCCGCCCTGCCGGCCGGGGTCACCGTACGCACCTTCGTCCCCGGCGCCGACGACGCGGCCTGGATCGCGGCGAACGCGGCCGCCTTCGCCCACCACCCCGAGCAGGGCTCCCTCACCGAACGGGACCTGGCCGACCGCATCGCGCAGCCCTGGTTCGACGCCAAGGGCTTCTTCCTCGCGGAACGCGACGGCGAACTGATCGGCTTCCACTGGACGAAGATCCACGCCGAGGAGCGGCTCGGCGAGGTCTACGTCGTCGGCGTCCGCCCCGGCGCCCAGGGCGGCGGCCTCGGCAAGGCCCTCACCGCGATCGGCCTGCGCCACCTCGCGGCGGCCGGCCTGCCCACCGCGATGCTCTACGTGGACGCCGACAACCCGGCCGCCCTCGCCGTGTACGAGGGCCTCGGCTTCACCACCCACGAGGTGGACCTGATGTACCGCACCGAGAGCTGA
- a CDS encoding bifunctional UDP-sugar hydrolase/5'-nucleotidase: MSAKPQRHRRARRLTLAALAATAGAGALVAAALPAGAASGGGAAKSRTVDVQMLSFNDFHGTLEPPQGSSGTVTERQADGTTKAIPAGGVEYLATSLREARKGHEYSVTAAAGDMIGGSPMLSGLFHDEPTIEAMNKLGLNVSSVGNHEFDEGKTELRRMAYGGCHPTEGCFEYGKTFTGAEFQYLAANVTDVKTKRPLMSPTFVWKKGDVKIGFIGVTLEGTPDVVTAEGVKGLKFGDEVETINKYAAELNKQGVKSIVALIHEGGLPAGGAYNYDCDTPGAGAGISGAIVDIAKKVDPKVDALVTGHTHQAYACNIPDPAGNPRTVTSAASIGRLYTDTTLTYDRQTKDIVRTPVTSPKPVNKVVGREQPKAADMSDLIRRWNELAAPIASRPQGFISADIPGRGSEAPEKPLGDLIADAQLEALAPADKGGAQLAVMNPGGIRSDLAFKASGAEGDGVVTYGESFTVQPFTNMMNIVDLTGAQLITALQQQVSGTVNGPNPKILQVSKGFTYTLDLTKAGADRIVVDSVKLNGAAIDPAKTYRVAMNEFLAGGGDGFTVLKEHKNKLVGASDLDCFNAYLTNNSSQESPIAPPAANRITIVK; the protein is encoded by the coding sequence ATGTCAGCGAAGCCACAACGGCACCGCCGAGCCCGCCGGTTGACCCTCGCCGCTCTCGCCGCCACGGCCGGCGCCGGAGCCCTGGTCGCCGCCGCCCTTCCGGCCGGAGCCGCGAGTGGTGGCGGTGCGGCCAAGAGCCGGACCGTCGACGTTCAGATGCTTTCGTTCAATGACTTCCACGGCACGCTGGAGCCCCCGCAGGGTTCCTCCGGCACCGTGACCGAACGCCAGGCGGACGGCACCACCAAGGCCATACCCGCGGGCGGCGTCGAGTACCTGGCGACGAGCCTGCGCGAAGCCCGCAAGGGCCACGAGTACTCCGTCACCGCCGCGGCCGGTGACATGATCGGCGGCAGCCCGATGCTGTCGGGGCTCTTCCACGACGAGCCGACCATCGAGGCGATGAACAAGCTCGGCTTGAACGTCTCCAGCGTCGGCAACCACGAGTTCGACGAGGGTAAGACCGAGCTGCGCCGCATGGCGTACGGCGGTTGCCACCCCACCGAGGGCTGTTTCGAGTACGGCAAGACGTTCACCGGAGCGGAGTTCCAGTACCTCGCCGCGAACGTGACGGACGTGAAGACCAAGCGTCCGCTGATGTCGCCCACCTTCGTCTGGAAGAAGGGGGACGTGAAGATCGGCTTCATCGGCGTCACCCTGGAGGGCACTCCGGACGTCGTCACCGCCGAGGGCGTCAAGGGCCTCAAGTTCGGCGACGAGGTCGAGACGATCAACAAGTACGCCGCGGAGCTGAACAAGCAGGGCGTGAAGTCGATCGTCGCGCTCATCCACGAGGGCGGTCTGCCCGCGGGCGGCGCGTACAACTACGACTGCGACACCCCCGGCGCGGGCGCCGGCATCTCGGGCGCGATCGTGGACATCGCCAAGAAGGTCGACCCCAAGGTCGACGCGCTGGTGACCGGCCACACGCACCAGGCGTACGCGTGCAACATCCCCGACCCGGCGGGCAACCCGCGCACGGTCACCTCGGCCGCATCCATCGGTCGGCTGTACACGGACACCACGCTCACGTACGACCGGCAGACCAAGGACATCGTCCGTACGCCGGTCACCTCGCCCAAGCCGGTCAACAAGGTCGTGGGCCGCGAGCAGCCCAAGGCCGCGGACATGAGCGACCTGATCCGGCGTTGGAACGAGCTGGCGGCCCCGATCGCGAGCCGCCCCCAGGGCTTCATCTCGGCCGACATCCCGGGTCGCGGCTCGGAGGCGCCCGAGAAGCCGCTCGGCGACCTGATCGCCGACGCGCAGCTGGAGGCCCTGGCCCCGGCCGACAAGGGTGGCGCGCAGCTGGCCGTCATGAACCCGGGCGGCATCCGTTCGGACCTCGCCTTCAAGGCCTCCGGGGCCGAGGGCGACGGTGTGGTGACGTACGGCGAGTCCTTCACGGTCCAGCCGTTCACCAACATGATGAACATCGTGGACCTGACCGGCGCGCAGCTGATCACCGCGCTGCAGCAGCAGGTCAGCGGTACGGTCAACGGCCCGAACCCGAAGATCCTCCAGGTCTCGAAGGGCTTCACGTACACCCTGGACCTGACGAAGGCGGGCGCGGACCGCATCGTCGTGGACTCGGTGAAGCTGAACGGCGCGGCCATCGACCCCGCCAAGACCTACCGGGTCGCGATGAACGAGTTCCTCGCGGGCGGCGGTGACGGTTTCACCGTCCTGAAGGAGCACAAGAACAAGCTGGTGGGCGCGTCCGACCTGGACTGCTTCAACGCCTACCTGACGAACAACTCCTCGCAGGAGTCCCCGATCGCGCCGCCGGCGGCGAACCGGATCACGATCGTCAAGTAA
- a CDS encoding alpha/beta fold hydrolase encodes MRHELKIDDRTLSHLDFGGPGRPLLVLHGGLSEGAAFTGLAAHLGDAWRVIAPDQRGHGDSDRAPDYRREGYVADAVALLDHLGLDAPVAVLGYSLGGLNAIHLAAAHPDRVRALIDVDAGLEVDPDGPEPFPFLRGIPYTGESPEALLAAVGPIVAQFVTGALRPLPDTGHWRLPFHPQDMLDSIHACRGDHWDAWLASTCPALLIHGTRSAALPRRLADAMVTRRPGTSYAPLDGDHFVPFTDPRGFHEAVGAFLDRL; translated from the coding sequence ATGCGCCACGAGCTGAAGATCGACGACCGCACCCTGTCCCACCTGGACTTCGGCGGCCCCGGCCGGCCGCTGCTCGTGCTCCACGGCGGCCTCTCCGAAGGCGCCGCCTTCACCGGCCTCGCCGCCCACCTCGGCGACGCCTGGCGGGTCATCGCCCCCGACCAGCGCGGCCACGGCGACTCCGACCGGGCCCCCGACTACCGGCGCGAGGGCTACGTCGCCGACGCCGTGGCCCTCCTCGACCACCTCGGCCTCGACGCCCCCGTCGCCGTCCTCGGCTACTCCCTCGGCGGCCTCAACGCGATCCACCTGGCCGCCGCCCACCCCGACCGGGTCCGCGCGCTCATCGACGTGGACGCCGGGCTGGAGGTCGACCCCGACGGGCCGGAGCCGTTCCCCTTCCTGCGCGGGATCCCGTACACCGGCGAGAGCCCCGAGGCGCTCCTCGCGGCCGTCGGCCCGATCGTCGCCCAGTTCGTCACCGGCGCCCTGCGACCGCTGCCCGACACCGGGCACTGGCGGCTGCCGTTCCACCCGCAGGACATGCTCGACTCCATCCACGCCTGCCGGGGCGACCACTGGGACGCCTGGCTGGCGAGCACCTGCCCCGCCCTGCTGATCCACGGCACCCGCAGCGCGGCCCTCCCGCGGCGACTGGCCGACGCGATGGTCACCCGACGGCCGGGAACCTCGTACGCCCCGCTCGACGGGGACCACTTCGTGCCGTTCACCGACCCGCGGGGCTTCCACGAGGCCGTCGGGGCGTTCCTCGACCGGCTCTGA
- a CDS encoding TetR/AcrR family transcriptional regulator, translating into MGNREDLLAGARRCLEEKGYLRTTVRDIASASKVSMAAIGYHFGSREALLNRALFDAMDEWAAAAGRLAGEGDTAEERYADTWDRKIRDFGDMRWLWIANVEAFVHAQSSPEVLAILAEGQRRSRRMVAAQLRGVPEEEVSEADVRALGSVHIALLSGVMVQCLTDPEAAPDGHELAQGLRAMAELLES; encoded by the coding sequence ATGGGAAATCGCGAGGACCTGTTGGCCGGAGCGCGCCGCTGCCTGGAGGAGAAGGGCTATCTGCGCACGACCGTGCGCGACATCGCCTCGGCGTCGAAGGTGAGCATGGCCGCGATCGGCTACCACTTCGGTTCGCGCGAGGCGCTCCTGAACCGCGCGCTGTTCGACGCCATGGACGAGTGGGCCGCGGCGGCCGGCCGGCTCGCCGGCGAGGGGGACACCGCCGAGGAGCGGTACGCCGACACCTGGGACCGCAAGATCCGGGACTTCGGCGACATGCGCTGGCTGTGGATCGCCAACGTCGAGGCCTTCGTCCACGCGCAGTCCTCGCCCGAGGTCCTCGCGATCCTCGCCGAGGGCCAGCGCCGGTCCCGGCGCATGGTCGCGGCCCAACTCCGGGGCGTCCCCGAGGAAGAGGTCTCCGAAGCGGACGTACGGGCCCTCGGTTCGGTGCACATCGCGCTGCTCAGCGGCGTGATGGTGCAGTGCCTGACCGACCCGGAGGCGGCGCCGGACGGCCACGAGCTCGCCCAAGGCCTGCGCGCCATGGCGGAGTTGCTCGAAAGCTGA
- a CDS encoding phosphatidylinositol-specific phospholipase C, giving the protein MGSGMDRRRFLVGALAAGAALGTGAAGRASAATLGTQDWMAGLADSTPLQRMTIPGTHDSGARKGGLYVACQNTSIAQQLDAGIRFLDVRCRVTGGSFAIHHAAFFQDLMFGDVLVDCGNFLAAHPSETVLMRVKQEYSEDSDATFRAVFDDYLDNRGWRPLFRIADTLPSSLGQARGKVVLLADNGGLPGLRYGDGNVFDIQDDYNTEPFAKRGRIENHFRKAVQQPGKLFVNYASTAAYMPPRWNSDRLNPQVHGFVDGGEMAGRTGLGIVPMDFPNTRSGLVTSLIRHN; this is encoded by the coding sequence ATGGGAAGCGGAATGGACCGGCGGAGGTTCCTGGTCGGCGCGCTGGCGGCGGGAGCCGCCCTCGGGACGGGGGCGGCGGGCCGGGCCTCGGCGGCCACGCTCGGCACACAGGACTGGATGGCCGGCCTCGCCGACTCCACCCCCCTCCAGCGCATGACCATCCCCGGCACCCACGACTCCGGCGCCCGCAAGGGCGGGCTCTACGTCGCCTGCCAGAACACCTCGATCGCGCAGCAGCTCGACGCGGGCATCCGCTTCCTCGACGTCCGATGTCGGGTCACGGGCGGCTCGTTCGCCATCCACCACGCGGCCTTCTTCCAGGACCTGATGTTCGGGGACGTCCTCGTCGACTGTGGGAACTTCCTCGCCGCGCACCCCTCCGAGACCGTGCTGATGCGCGTCAAGCAGGAGTACTCCGAGGACAGCGACGCCACCTTCCGCGCCGTCTTCGACGACTACCTCGACAACCGGGGCTGGCGTCCCCTCTTCCGGATCGCCGACACCCTGCCCTCGTCCCTGGGGCAGGCCCGCGGCAAGGTGGTGCTGCTCGCCGACAACGGCGGACTGCCCGGCCTGCGGTACGGCGACGGGAACGTCTTCGACATCCAGGACGACTACAACACCGAGCCCTTCGCCAAGCGGGGCCGGATCGAGAACCACTTCCGCAAGGCCGTGCAGCAGCCCGGGAAGCTGTTCGTGAACTACGCCAGCACCGCCGCCTACATGCCCCCGCGCTGGAACTCCGACCGACTCAACCCGCAGGTCCACGGCTTCGTGGACGGCGGGGAGATGGCCGGCCGGACCGGGCTCGGCATCGTCCCCATGGACTTCCCCAACACCCGCTCCGGACTCGTCACCTCACTGATCCGGCACAACTGA
- a CDS encoding HAMP domain-containing sensor histidine kinase, with protein sequence MNPVAGFRALPLRSRLALLVAVAVAVAVAAVAAVSWVMVRAQLRDQLDRSLMATNPNPQVGRVLDGGRCVTRPAESQQDIAGNLNATVQIVTDQGGHCWVSGPATLPVTAIDREIAAGKRRATLQDVTTSEGVDMRVYTTPAQVVSGGPVFGISIAKPLADIDKPLSTLAWVLLLVSGIGVVGAGAAGLWVARTGLRPVDELTGAVEHIARTEDLTVRIPDEGEDEIARLSRSFNSMTAALASSRDRQAQLIADAGHELRTPLTSLRTNIELLARSEETGRAIPPQDRRELLASVKAQMTELASLIGDLQELSRPDAASPGPLGVVALHEIVGSALSRARLRGPELTFGSSLEPWYVRGEAAALERAVVNVLDNAVKFSPPGGRVEVALHAGELTVRDHGPGIPDQDLPHVFERFWRSPSARALPGSGLGLSIVARTVGRAGGSAELRAARDGGPGTEAVLRIPGAPTPPPAADPQASPPSGGASVVPDQ encoded by the coding sequence GTGAACCCGGTCGCCGGATTCCGCGCGCTGCCGCTGCGCTCCCGGCTGGCGCTGCTGGTCGCGGTCGCGGTCGCGGTCGCCGTGGCCGCCGTGGCGGCGGTGTCCTGGGTGATGGTGCGCGCCCAGCTGCGGGACCAGCTGGACCGCTCGCTGATGGCCACCAACCCGAACCCGCAGGTGGGGCGGGTACTGGACGGGGGCCGCTGTGTGACCCGCCCCGCCGAATCGCAGCAGGACATCGCCGGGAACCTGAACGCGACGGTCCAGATCGTCACCGACCAGGGCGGGCACTGCTGGGTGAGCGGGCCGGCGACGCTGCCGGTGACCGCCATCGACAGGGAGATCGCGGCGGGCAAGCGGCGGGCCACCCTCCAGGACGTGACGACCTCCGAAGGCGTCGACATGCGCGTCTACACGACGCCCGCGCAGGTGGTGTCCGGCGGGCCCGTGTTCGGCATCTCCATCGCCAAGCCGCTCGCCGACATCGACAAGCCGCTGTCCACGCTGGCCTGGGTACTGCTCCTGGTGTCCGGCATCGGTGTCGTGGGCGCGGGCGCGGCCGGCCTGTGGGTGGCCCGTACCGGTCTGCGGCCGGTCGACGAACTCACCGGCGCCGTCGAGCACATCGCCCGTACCGAGGACCTCACGGTGCGGATCCCCGACGAGGGCGAGGACGAGATCGCCCGGCTGTCTCGGTCCTTCAACTCGATGACCGCCGCACTGGCCTCCTCCCGGGACCGGCAGGCCCAGCTGATCGCGGACGCCGGTCACGAGCTGCGCACCCCGCTGACCTCACTGCGGACGAACATCGAGCTGCTGGCGCGCAGCGAGGAGACCGGCCGGGCGATTCCGCCGCAGGACCGCCGGGAGCTGCTGGCGTCGGTGAAGGCGCAGATGACGGAGTTGGCGTCGCTGATCGGGGACCTCCAGGAGCTGTCCCGCCCGGACGCGGCCTCGCCGGGCCCGCTCGGGGTGGTGGCCCTGCACGAGATCGTCGGGTCCGCGCTGTCGCGGGCCCGGCTGCGCGGTCCGGAGCTGACGTTCGGCTCGTCGCTGGAGCCCTGGTACGTGCGGGGCGAGGCGGCGGCGCTGGAGCGTGCGGTGGTCAACGTCCTGGACAACGCGGTGAAGTTCAGCCCGCCCGGCGGCCGGGTCGAGGTGGCGCTGCACGCCGGGGAGCTGACCGTACGGGACCACGGGCCGGGCATCCCGGACCAGGACCTGCCGCACGTCTTCGAGCGGTTCTGGCGGTCCCCGTCGGCCCGCGCCCTGCCCGGCAGCGGGCTGGGCCTGTCGATCGTGGCCCGTACGGTGGGCCGCGCGGGCGGCAGCGCCGAGCTGCGGGCGGCCCGGGACGGCGGCCCGGGCACGGAGGCGGTGCTCCGCATCCCGGGCGCGCCGACCCCTCCGCCGGCAGCGGATCCGCAGGCGTCACCGCCCTCGGGCGGCGCGTCAGTTGTGCCGGATCAGTGA
- a CDS encoding response regulator transcription factor — MNAAEGDQQRILVVDDEPAVREALRRSLAFEGYGARTAVDGLDALDQAVSYAPDLIVLDIQMPRMDGLTAARRLRAAGSTTPILMLTARDTVGDRVTGLDAGADDYLVKPFELDELFARVRALLRRSSYTAPAAGGPEPEDALTFGDLRMDLATREVTRAGRQVELTRTEFTLLEMFLAHPRQVLTREQILKTVWGFDFEPSSNSLDVYVMYLRRKTEAGGEPRLVHTVRGVGYVLRAAGAGDHGGPE, encoded by the coding sequence ATGAACGCCGCCGAAGGCGACCAGCAGCGCATCCTCGTCGTCGACGACGAGCCGGCCGTCCGCGAGGCCCTGCGCCGCTCCCTCGCCTTCGAGGGATACGGCGCGCGGACCGCGGTCGACGGCCTGGACGCCCTCGACCAGGCGGTCTCGTACGCCCCCGACCTGATCGTGCTGGACATCCAGATGCCGCGGATGGACGGCTTGACCGCGGCCCGGCGGCTGCGCGCCGCCGGCAGCACCACCCCGATCCTGATGCTGACCGCCCGCGACACCGTCGGCGACCGCGTCACCGGCCTCGACGCGGGCGCCGACGACTACCTGGTGAAGCCGTTCGAGCTGGACGAGCTGTTCGCTCGGGTCCGGGCGCTGCTGCGGCGCAGCTCGTACACCGCGCCCGCGGCCGGCGGGCCGGAGCCCGAGGACGCGCTGACCTTCGGCGACCTGCGGATGGACCTCGCGACCCGCGAGGTGACCCGGGCCGGGCGGCAGGTGGAGCTGACCCGCACCGAGTTCACGCTGCTGGAGATGTTCCTCGCGCACCCGCGCCAGGTCCTGACCCGGGAGCAGATCCTGAAGACCGTCTGGGGCTTCGACTTCGAACCCAGCTCCAACTCCCTGGACGTGTACGTGATGTACCTGCGCCGCAAGACCGAGGCCGGCGGGGAGCCGCGCCTGGTCCACACCGTGCGCGGGGTGGGATACGTGCTGCGCGCCGCCGGGGCCGGGGACCACGGAGGGCCCGAGTGA
- a CDS encoding S1C family serine protease, with amino-acid sequence MTESFRREGEYPQENRPQPEPFGEDWQRGRDRLAQEAAAGAYPPPPPYPPAAPAPGWHEAHRPPVVPGETVPAEDGGRDRPAPAPEGPAHAGPARAKRPVALLAAVALAAAVVGGGTAAAVQQYLGGQNTGGSGISGTNVSQSSNGTVSGVAEQVSPSVVRIDTRTSSGQGTGSGIVLTADGEIVTNNHVVEGASEIQVTMSDGKKYTAKTVGTDPDKDLALIKLQGASGLKAAKLGNSDGLKVGDEVVAIGSPDRLTGTVTSGIVSALNRDVNVPKSEQQAPQGRQGGGWPFSYEGQQFNGNTGQNTTSYKAIQTDASLNPGNSGGALVNMNGEIVGMPSAIYSPSSDSSSAGSVGLGFAIPVNTIKADLDSLRGGGSGSGSAGNDGADSGAGDSGGAANGFGTSF; translated from the coding sequence ATGACCGAGAGCTTCCGCCGCGAAGGCGAGTACCCCCAGGAGAACCGCCCCCAGCCCGAGCCGTTCGGCGAGGACTGGCAGCGCGGACGTGACCGGCTCGCCCAGGAGGCCGCGGCGGGCGCCTACCCGCCGCCGCCCCCGTACCCGCCCGCCGCGCCGGCGCCCGGTTGGCACGAGGCGCACCGGCCGCCCGTCGTCCCGGGCGAGACGGTGCCCGCCGAAGACGGCGGCCGGGACCGGCCCGCGCCCGCCCCGGAAGGGCCCGCGCACGCCGGGCCGGCCCGCGCCAAGCGGCCCGTGGCCCTGCTGGCCGCCGTCGCGCTGGCCGCCGCCGTCGTGGGCGGTGGCACCGCCGCGGCGGTGCAGCAGTACCTCGGCGGGCAGAACACCGGCGGCTCCGGCATCAGCGGCACCAACGTCTCCCAGTCCAGCAACGGCACCGTCTCCGGCGTGGCCGAGCAAGTCAGCCCGTCCGTCGTGCGCATCGACACCCGCACCTCGTCCGGCCAGGGCACCGGCTCCGGCATCGTCCTCACCGCCGACGGGGAGATCGTCACCAACAACCACGTGGTCGAGGGGGCTTCCGAGATCCAGGTGACGATGAGCGACGGCAAGAAGTACACCGCCAAGACCGTCGGCACCGACCCGGACAAGGACCTCGCCCTGATCAAGCTCCAGGGCGCCAGTGGCCTCAAGGCGGCCAAGCTCGGCAACTCCGACGGGCTCAAGGTGGGCGACGAGGTCGTGGCCATCGGCTCCCCGGACCGGCTGACCGGAACCGTCACCAGCGGCATCGTCTCCGCCCTGAACCGCGACGTGAACGTGCCCAAGTCCGAGCAGCAGGCCCCGCAGGGCCGCCAAGGCGGCGGCTGGCCGTTCTCGTACGAGGGACAGCAGTTCAACGGGAACACCGGCCAGAACACCACCTCCTACAAGGCCATCCAGACGGACGCCTCGCTCAACCCCGGCAACTCCGGCGGCGCCCTCGTCAACATGAACGGCGAGATCGTCGGAATGCCCTCCGCGATCTACTCCCCCTCCAGTGACAGCAGCAGCGCCGGCAGCGTCGGCCTCGGCTTCGCCATTCCGGTCAACACCATCAAGGCCGACCTCGACTCCCTGCGCGGCGGCGGCAGCGGAAGCGGCAGCGCCGGCAACGACGGCGCCGACTCGGGCGCCGGCGACTCGGGCGGCGCCGCCAACGGCTTCGGGACCTCCTTCTAG
- a CDS encoding LacI family DNA-binding transcriptional regulator — protein sequence MAKVTRDDVARLAGTSTAVVSYVINNGPRPVAPATRERVLAAIKELGYRPDRVAQAMASRRTDLIGMIVPDARQPFFAEMAHAVEQAAAERGKMVLVGNSDYRDEREVHYLRAFLGMRVSGLILVSQGMSERAASEIEAWDARIVLLHERPEAIDDVAVITDDIGGAQLATRHLLEHGHPYVACIGGVENTPSVGDPVADHVEGWRRAMLEAGRSVEGRLFEAPYNRYDAYTVALEVLSGPNRPPAIFCATDDQAIGVLRAARELRIDVPGELAVAGFDDVKEAALTDPPLTTIASDRTAMARAAVDLVLDDALRVAGSRRERLKQFPSALVIRRSCGCH from the coding sequence GTGGCCAAGGTGACGCGGGATGACGTGGCGCGACTTGCGGGTACCTCTACCGCCGTCGTGAGCTATGTCATCAACAACGGACCCAGGCCGGTTGCCCCGGCCACGCGCGAGCGTGTACTCGCCGCGATCAAGGAGCTGGGCTACCGGCCCGACCGGGTCGCGCAGGCCATGGCGTCCCGGCGCACCGACCTCATAGGCATGATCGTCCCGGACGCCCGGCAGCCGTTCTTCGCGGAGATGGCGCACGCGGTCGAACAGGCCGCCGCCGAGCGCGGGAAGATGGTCCTGGTCGGCAACTCCGACTACCGCGACGAGCGCGAGGTCCACTACCTGCGGGCCTTCCTCGGCATGCGGGTCTCCGGGCTGATCCTGGTCAGCCAGGGCATGAGCGAGCGCGCCGCCTCGGAGATCGAGGCGTGGGACGCGCGGATCGTGCTGCTGCACGAGCGTCCCGAGGCCATCGACGACGTCGCGGTGATCACCGACGACATCGGCGGCGCGCAGCTCGCCACCCGGCACCTGTTGGAGCACGGGCACCCGTACGTGGCCTGCATCGGCGGCGTCGAGAACACCCCGTCGGTCGGCGACCCGGTCGCGGACCACGTCGAGGGCTGGCGGCGGGCCATGCTGGAGGCCGGGCGCTCGGTGGAGGGGCGGCTCTTCGAGGCCCCGTACAACCGCTACGACGCGTACACCGTCGCCCTGGAGGTCCTGTCGGGGCCGAACCGGCCCCCGGCGATCTTCTGCGCCACCGACGACCAGGCCATCGGTGTGCTGCGGGCGGCGCGGGAGCTGCGCATCGACGTACCGGGCGAACTGGCCGTGGCCGGCTTCGACGACGTCAAGGAAGCGGCGCTGACGGACCCGCCGCTGACCACCATCGCCTCCGACCGCACGGCGATGGCGCGCGCGGCGGTGGACCTCGTGCTGGACGACGCCCTGCGGGTGGCGGGCTCGCGCCGGGAACGGCTCAAGCAGTTCCCGTCGGCGCTCGTGATCCGACGGTCCTGCGGCTGCCACTAG
- a CDS encoding response regulator transcription factor, which produces MSSLLLLTNALQPSTEVLPALGLLLHNVRVAPAEGPALVDTPGADVILIDGRRDLPQVRSLCQLLRSTGPGCPLVLVVTEGGLAAVTADWGIDDVLLDTAGPAEVEARLRLATGRQQMGSDDSPMEIRNGDLSVDEATYSAKLKGRVLDLTFKEFELLKYLAQHPGRVFTRAQLLQEVWGYDYFGGTRTVDVHVRRLRAKLGPEHESLIGTVRNVGYRFVTPEKVERAAAEAAAQATAKAAAALPRPEETPVQIESAGRPAQR; this is translated from the coding sequence ATGAGCTCTCTCCTGCTGCTGACCAACGCCCTGCAGCCGTCGACCGAGGTGCTGCCCGCCCTCGGCCTGCTGCTGCACAACGTACGGGTGGCGCCCGCCGAGGGACCGGCCCTCGTGGACACCCCCGGAGCCGATGTCATCCTCATCGACGGGCGCCGCGACCTCCCGCAGGTGCGGTCGCTGTGCCAGCTGCTCCGCTCGACGGGCCCCGGCTGTCCGCTCGTCCTCGTCGTCACGGAGGGCGGTCTGGCCGCCGTCACGGCCGACTGGGGCATCGACGACGTCCTCCTCGACACCGCCGGGCCCGCCGAGGTGGAGGCGCGCCTGCGGCTCGCCACCGGCCGGCAGCAGATGGGCTCCGACGACTCCCCGATGGAGATCCGCAACGGCGATCTGTCGGTCGACGAGGCCACCTATTCGGCGAAGCTGAAGGGCCGGGTCCTGGACCTGACCTTCAAGGAGTTCGAGCTGCTCAAATACCTCGCGCAGCACCCGGGACGGGTCTTCACCCGCGCCCAGCTGCTCCAGGAGGTCTGGGGATACGACTACTTCGGCGGCACCCGGACGGTCGACGTCCACGTGCGTCGGCTGCGGGCCAAGCTCGGCCCCGAGCACGAGTCGCTGATCGGGACCGTGCGCAACGTCGGCTACCGCTTCGTCACGCCCGAGAAGGTCGAGCGGGCGGCGGCGGAAGCGGCGGCCCAGGCCACCGCGAAGGCGGCTGCGGCCCTCCCCCGTCCGGAGGAGACCCCGGTGCAGATCGAGTCTGCGGGACGGCCTGCCCAGAGGTAG
- a CDS encoding MoaD/ThiS family protein, with translation MATGTIRYWAAAKAAAGTAEEPYAARTLGEALDAVRERHPGELTRVLLRCSFLVNEEPVGKRPHDAVLLTEGGTVEVLPPFAGG, from the coding sequence GTGGCAACCGGAACCATCCGCTACTGGGCGGCGGCCAAGGCCGCCGCCGGGACGGCGGAGGAGCCGTACGCGGCGCGGACACTGGGCGAGGCGCTCGACGCCGTGCGCGAACGCCACCCGGGAGAACTGACCCGGGTCCTGCTGCGCTGCTCCTTCCTCGTGAACGAAGAACCTGTGGGCAAGCGCCCGCACGATGCCGTCCTGCTCACGGAAGGCGGCACCGTCGAGGTGCTTCCGCCGTTCGCGGGCGGGTGA